GCCGTCCGGCGCGTGGCGATGCGCTCCGACGACGTGCTGCTCGCCACGCGCGTCGTGCCGTTGAGCGAGAACGCGCGATATCGCGTGTATGCGGCCCTGAGCACGACGGGCATCAGCTACACGCCCCGGGAGCTCGTCGGCACCATGCTGGTCATCGCGCCGTTCCTGCTCGTGATGTCGATGACCGTTGCATACATCATCGCGGGACGCGCCTTCCGGCCCATCGATCGCATCATTGATCAAGTCGAGGCAATCACCGACGGGCGCTCGCTGCATCGGCGACTGGCCATCGGTGCCGCCGGCGATGAACTGGCCCGCCTCTCGTCCACGCTCAACGCGATGATCGAGCGACTCGAAACCTCGTTCGGTGCGTTGCGTCGCTTCACCGCCGACGCGAGCCACGAGCTCAAGACGCCGCTCGCGGTGATGCGGGCGGATATTGAACGCTCGTTGTCGCCCACCTCGACGCCGACCGAACAGGCGATCGCGATCGAGGAGGCGTTGCAACAGGTCACGCGCATGGCCGATCTCGTCGACTCGCTGCTCACACTGGCGCGCGCTGATGAAGGACGCTTCGATCTGTACCGTGAACCGGTGGAGCTCGGGCCGCTCATGCGCGAAGTGGTGGAAACGGCGCGACTGCTCGGTGAGGACGCGGGGTTGACCATCGACGCGCCGTTGATGGAAAACGCCGAGGTGCTGGCCGATCTCACGCGGTTGCGGCAGCTGTACTTGAACCTCGTGACCAATGCGATCAAGTACACGCCGCGCGGGGGACGCGTCGAGATGACGCTCACGCGCGGCGAGGCCGACGTCACGTTCGCGGTGAAAGACACGGGCATCGGCATTGCGGCGGCCGA
This region of Gemmatimonas groenlandica genomic DNA includes:
- a CDS encoding sensor histidine kinase, whose amino-acid sequence is MGSIRARLTAAYTAAFLGTLLIFSIAMLAVRREILFRELEARVQSEADQVVRAINLARNTGTDPIVAQKDPLAGPSVSFRMQAFLSLLEGYVLVQDSSQYDIYASPVVQQLSSSDRDVFSTAARVSTPSPAVRRVAMRSDDVLLATRVVPLSENARYRVYAALSTTGISYTPRELVGTMLVIAPFLLVMSMTVAYIIAGRAFRPIDRIIDQVEAITDGRSLHRRLAIGAAGDELARLSSTLNAMIERLETSFGALRRFTADASHELKTPLAVMRADIERSLSPTSTPTEQAIAIEEALQQVTRMADLVDSLLTLARADEGRFDLYREPVELGPLMREVVETARLLGEDAGLTIDAPLMENAEVLADLTRLRQLYLNLVTNAIKYTPRGGRVEMTLTRGEADVTFAVKDTGIGIAAADLPYIFERFWRADRVRSRASERGGFGLGLAICQWIAQAHGGSLTVQSRLGRGSTFTVVLPLAGSPGSGMTGEYESIVNSHNHEDSASGMLTAD